TGGCGCCTTCAGCTAAATTCGCGCTGACCGTCTTCAACTACGTCCGCAGTGTAGATTGTTCTGCGCATGCCCCGTCTCGCTTACAAGAAATAAACCAATCGTGTGCGAGCAACGACGCAGTGAAGTTTGCATCAGATGGATATTTAACGGCCGTTTGGAGTTGTTGATGATATTCGTTTGAGGAAATTCAACGACGAAATCATGCCTGATCCAGTCAAAGCACCGAAGAAAGGCTCCAAGAAGGCCGTGTCTAAAGCCACCAAGACCggcaagaagaagaggaagaccaGGAAAGAGAGCTATGCTATCTACGTGTATAAGGTGCTGAAGCAGGTCCACCCCGACACCGGCATCTCCTCCAAGGCCATGGGCATCATGAACTCCTTCGTGGGAGACATTTTTGAGCGCATCGCCGGTGAGGCTTCCCGCCTTGCTCACTACAACAAGCGCTCCACCATTACCTCCAGGGAGATCCAGACCGCCGTCCGCCTGCTGCTGCCCGGTGAGCTGGCCAAACACGCCGTGTCTGAGGGCACCAAGGCCGTCACCAAGTACACCAGCTCCAAGTAAACCTGCTCCTAGTCCCAACAAGTCAAAGGTCCTTTTCAGGACCACCCACACCTTCACCTGAGAGCTTTATTCCTGTCACACTGATGCCTCCCTATTTCTGTCTCACTCTGATTTCTCTACTATAACTGTTTAATGTGTATAACTAATACAAATTCTACTCAAACTGCTTATTTCAATGTGTATGGTTTTCGGTCAATTGCAATAAAGTATAAATGCCAACATCAGTGGAATACATCCATGCATGACAAATTGTGTATATTATAACAAGTGctcatgaaaatgttttgttctgaATCTTTTTAGTCAACTTGAACACAATATCTAAACCATTTCAATACTTGGTGTTCAGTTTCAAACAGGAAGTGTAAGTGATCAACATTTAATTAGTGCCATATTCATACATGATAAACTATGTATATagtaaaatgtgtgtatataaatcaagtgtttgtgtaaatgtttttaattgagtcTTTTGAAGTGCAGAGAGGAGTGAAGCAgcttatatatattttatatatatgtacaccATTCTTTATCATATAGCCCctttaaaatcactttaattAAA
The DNA window shown above is from Thunnus maccoyii chromosome 2, fThuMac1.1, whole genome shotgun sequence and carries:
- the LOC121886704 gene encoding histone H2B 3-like, which translates into the protein MPDPVKAPKKGSKKAVSKATKTGKKKRKTRKESYAIYVYKVLKQVHPDTGISSKAMGIMNSFVGDIFERIAGEASRLAHYNKRSTITSREIQTAVRLLLPGELAKHAVSEGTKAVTKYTSSK